Proteins from one Triticum aestivum cultivar Chinese Spring chromosome 7A, IWGSC CS RefSeq v2.1, whole genome shotgun sequence genomic window:
- the LOC123151497 gene encoding uncharacterized protein, translating to MLKFLSRVVVEYNPLDPRKAAAVELLAQCNGRKAKDSNPTCSVELRRLPSPAAADDPKAQPPPRVLVTYLNGAEEAFVAADGATAQGMREQILARGRLLETEQLFREAGEKWPVVIPEEELGMSFPGIKPKKAEEKPQAA from the exons ATGCTCAAGTTCCTGTCGAGGGTGGTGGTGGAGTACAACCCTCTGGACCCGCGGAAGGCGGCTGCCGTGGAGCTCCTCGCGCAGTGCAACGGCCGCAAGGCCAAGGACTCCAACCCCACCTGCTCCGTCGAGCTGCGGCGCCTGCCCTCCCCGGCCGCGGCCGACgaccccaaggcccagccgccgccgcgcgTCCTCGTCACCTACCTCAACGGCGCCGAGGAGGCCTTCGTCGCCGCCGACGGCGCCACCGCGCAGGGCATGCGCGAGCAGATCCTCGCCCGCGGCCGCCTCCTCGAGACCGAGCAGCTCTTCCGCGAGGCCGGGGAGAAGTGGCCCGTCGTCATCcccgaggaggagctcggcatgTCATTCCCTGGGATCAAG CCAAAGAAGGCCGAGGAGAAGCCGCAGGCTGCCTGA